From Nocardioides faecalis:
CGCATCGCGAAGAAGGACAGCACCACCGGGAACACCGCGCCGCCGGCCCCGAGCAACGCCGCCCAGACCCAGGCGCCGCCGGCGGGGGCGAGCCACAGCCCGGCCCAGCCGGCCATGCTCAGCGCGGTCAGCCCCGCCACCAGGTGCCCCTGGTGCCGCAGCCGGCCGGCGATGCTCGGCGCCACGAAGAACAGCGGCACCCCGATCATGATGCTGACCGCCAGCAGCAGGCCGGCGGTCTCGTCGCTGAACCCCGCGGCGGCGTACACGCTGGGCAGCCAGCTCATCATCACGTAGGCGAACACCGACTGGGTGCCGAACAGCACGGTGACCGCCCAGGCGGTCGGGTTGCGCCACAGCGCCAGGTCGCCGCGGGTGTCGTGGGCGCGGCTGCGCCGCCAGCAGTACGGCACCCAGGCCAGTGCCGCGGCGAGCGCGACCACCGCCCAGGCTCCCAGCCCCACCTGCCAGAGGCCGGTGGCGTTCGCGATCGGGACGGTCAGCGCCGCGCCGGCCGCCGAGCCCAGCGCCAGGGCCGCGGTGTAGGCGCCGGTCACCGGACCCACGCGGGTGGGGAAGTGCTCCTTGACGATCGCCGGGACCAGCACGTTGGCGAAGGCGATGCCGGCGCAGGCGACCAGGGTGCCGGCGACCAGCGCCGGGGTGCCGCCGACGACGCGCAGCACCAGGCCGCCGGTCAGCAGCACCAGCGAGACCGCGAGGCCGCGGTCGACCCCGACCCGGCGGGTGAGCACCATCGCGGTGGCGCCGACGCCGGCGAAGCAGAGCACCGGCAGCGAGGTGAGCACGCCGGCCGTGGTGGCGGAGAGCCCCTGCTCCCGCAGGGGGTCGAGCATCGCGCCGAGGCTGGTGATCGCCAGCCGCAGGTTGAGGGCGACGAGCAGCACCGCGAGGGCGAGCAGCACCCCACGGCGGCGCGGCGCCGCGGCCGGGTCGGGCACGGCCTGCAGCCCGATGGCCACCGGATCGCCGGGACGCGGCCGCGCAGCACAGCGGTGCCGCCTCGTCGCGGCCGCGGGACGGACCATCCGACGAGCGTAGGCAGACCCTGATGATCGGAGGGAGACGGAGCCGGTCCGTGCGGCTCTCGCCCGCGAGCCGGCCTCGTGCTCGTGGGTTTCTCGGACAGGTTGCTGCAGACCGGCCCCGCAAAGGCGTCCCGACCGCCACAATGCCCTGGTGACCCGCCTCTCCC
This genomic window contains:
- a CDS encoding MFS transporter, giving the protein MVRPAAATRRHRCAARPRPGDPVAIGLQAVPDPAAAPRRRGVLLALAVLLVALNLRLAITSLGAMLDPLREQGLSATTAGVLTSLPVLCFAGVGATAMVLTRRVGVDRGLAVSLVLLTGGLVLRVVGGTPALVAGTLVACAGIAFANVLVPAIVKEHFPTRVGPVTGAYTAALALGSAAGAALTVPIANATGLWQVGLGAWAVVALAAALAWVPYCWRRSRAHDTRGDLALWRNPTAWAVTVLFGTQSVFAYVMMSWLPSVYAAAGFSDETAGLLLAVSIMIGVPLFFVAPSIAGRLRHQGHLVAGLTALSMAGWAGLWLAPAGGAWVWAALLGAGGAVFPVVLSFFAMRTTTVAGAAALSTMAQSIGYLLAAAGPFLVGVLHDVSDTWSLPCALLVALGLAQVAAGYLAGRDVVVDRA